One genomic segment of Vicinamibacterales bacterium includes these proteins:
- a CDS encoding beta-ketoacyl synthase N-terminal-like domain-containing protein encodes MTELTEPGAPEPIAIVGMACRFPGAADANAFWQNLRDGVESVRFFSEEELRAAGVGPEVSRQPGYVPSHGWLDGIDAFDAEFFGISPREAEALDPQHRLFLECAWEAIEHAGHNPDTVGERFGVVASAGLNTYLLSNILPRKDLATAANFYSLFIANDKDFLPTRVSYKLNLRGPSLNVNTACSSSLVAVHVACQMLWSYQCDGALAGGVSLQVPPVRGYQYQPGAIASPDGHCRAFDAAAAGTVTGSGVGVVVLKRLSDALAAGDTVHAVIRGSAINNDGALKAGYTAPGVEGQAAVIAEALAVAGVSSESISYVEAHGTGTPLGDPIEISALAQAFGAEPRRHPCRIGAVKTNIGHLDSAAGVAGLIKTTLALEHETIPATLHFTAPNPKIDFASTPFTVAAERTPWPRGTAPRRAGVSSFGIGGTNAHVVLEEGPAAPERPLRASARLFVLSTRSRAALDRAVPRLASHVASSSDRPDDVAWTLAMGRKPFPYAAFAVANSTDELATALRAGRVTSGERPASPPRIAFLFPGQGAQQVGAGRELYRDEPAFRAAFDACADALVAAGAPDVRPLLLRESTPEAEEELRKTVHAQGALFVLGYALDALWRSWGIVPGAVIGHSSGEYAAAVSAGILTLPDAARAVAARARLMGQLPPGVMAAVGLSEADLRLLLPDGLHIAAVNTPTLCTVAGTAAALAVLEQRLAGRRTMVRRLQTAHAFHSPAVDPVLPAFRATLDGVTFRAPQVPFYSTVLGARADLSRLGDPDLWVRQVRQPVLFAPAVEALLADGFTTLVELGPGTTLTGLARHARTKPAAVVPGLPREADGRAQVTALGQLWLQGAPVDWSAVFAADRPRRIPLPTYPFERTRHWIEPVIEATDAPDVADWFYVPTWEQSPPLVDGTAAPLTGRWLVFARAGGEDQPLIDAIVRRGGTVAAITPDADGDYQALLARLERDGQSPDRVLHCWTRGADDSAFVQEQGFNAIFRFMRALSHEGRTVRDLTIVTSGLADVHGHEALHPQTACMLGLVGAIPSEYPGMGCRILDVDAHAKADDVARELAQPADTPVTAWRGKTRWTARFEALRLPPVEGEAQPFTSGGTYLITGGAGGLGLVIAEHLAQTARAHLVLTTRRALPPPAQWEQLAREGVRQSGIDTPLPDLTAQIVAMEHRLGRELGIQRIRDRAGLLDTANALSAAYALDYLQGRGVLTSVGERVSRPRIHAACEVLPQFRRLVDHLLITLEQEGFVRVDADEVVVLKAAAPRPAAAQLADACAAYPGLAPTFELLQTCVASYPDALSGRVPAVSVLFPDGGRGRIVDAAMRTDEYANNRVYRTLLADLLAAIATRATRRPFRILEVGGGNAIMTGLIAERLQRLNLDVEYVFTDIGRSFVMAAETRARELGYGFMRFATFDISRDPASQGFEPGSFDAVIGLDVVHATPLIADTVRNLRVLLAGGGLLGLVESARTHRWNDMVWGLAEGWWVFQDPDLRNDNSPLLSTSRWETALAAGGFSSVVAFPQDQDERAHTDCSLVLAQRPEGVAGEDPGLFQSLLRVRQHAASVEVCQADVADAVAMERVVSGVEARLGRIDGVIHAAAVEAKALIASRDGGIEDREFRPKVAGTLVLDRVFRSRPLDFMVLCSSITAVIGGPGQVGYCGANAFLDAFACARTRERDELTVSINWGRWQGIGLARDFESWYESRTGEALVGGMTIADGLEALRRILHYRIAPRVAVMTSEWRPDRRAALAPALGTASRPAVAPAAVVAEEFRGSPIEQQLAVIWRQVLGSARFDRHTTFQELGGDSLVGIQMLARIREQLGVQLPIHTVFDAPTIAALSVVIERNAVEMEEGTL; translated from the coding sequence ATGACTGAGTTGACTGAGCCCGGCGCTCCCGAACCGATTGCGATCGTCGGCATGGCCTGCCGCTTTCCGGGCGCGGCGGATGCGAACGCGTTCTGGCAAAACCTGCGGGACGGTGTCGAGTCGGTGCGCTTCTTCTCCGAAGAGGAGTTGCGCGCGGCCGGCGTCGGCCCGGAGGTCTCACGCCAACCTGGCTACGTGCCTTCCCATGGCTGGCTCGACGGCATCGACGCGTTCGATGCCGAGTTCTTCGGCATCTCGCCACGCGAGGCCGAGGCCCTCGACCCGCAGCACCGCCTGTTCCTCGAGTGCGCGTGGGAGGCGATCGAGCACGCCGGCCACAACCCCGACACCGTCGGCGAGCGCTTCGGCGTGGTCGCGTCGGCCGGCCTCAACACCTACCTGCTCAGCAACATCCTGCCGCGGAAGGACCTGGCGACCGCCGCCAACTTCTATTCGCTGTTCATCGCCAACGACAAGGATTTCCTGCCGACGCGCGTCTCCTACAAGCTGAACCTGCGCGGGCCCAGCCTGAACGTCAACACGGCGTGCTCCTCCTCGCTGGTCGCGGTGCACGTTGCCTGTCAGATGTTGTGGTCGTATCAATGCGACGGCGCCCTCGCCGGCGGCGTGTCGCTGCAGGTTCCGCCGGTGCGCGGGTATCAGTATCAGCCCGGGGCCATCGCCTCGCCGGATGGCCATTGCCGCGCGTTCGACGCCGCTGCCGCCGGCACCGTCACCGGCAGCGGCGTCGGCGTCGTCGTGCTCAAGCGGCTCAGCGACGCGCTGGCCGCCGGCGACACGGTCCACGCCGTCATCCGCGGCAGCGCCATCAACAACGACGGCGCGTTGAAGGCCGGATACACGGCCCCAGGCGTCGAGGGTCAGGCCGCCGTCATTGCCGAGGCGTTGGCTGTTGCCGGCGTCTCGTCCGAGAGCATTTCTTACGTCGAGGCGCACGGCACCGGCACTCCGCTCGGCGATCCGATCGAAATCTCGGCGCTGGCACAGGCGTTCGGCGCCGAGCCGCGGCGGCACCCGTGCCGCATCGGCGCGGTCAAGACCAACATCGGCCACCTCGACTCCGCCGCCGGCGTGGCCGGCCTGATCAAGACGACGCTCGCCCTGGAGCACGAGACCATTCCGGCGACGCTCCACTTCACGGCGCCGAACCCGAAGATCGATTTTGCGAGCACGCCGTTCACGGTTGCGGCGGAACGCACGCCGTGGCCGCGCGGAACCGCGCCTCGCCGGGCGGGGGTGAGTTCGTTCGGTATTGGCGGCACCAACGCGCACGTGGTGCTGGAGGAGGGCCCGGCGGCGCCGGAACGTCCCTTGCGAGCGTCTGCCCGCCTGTTCGTGCTCTCCACGCGCTCGCGCGCCGCGCTCGATCGCGCGGTGCCGCGGCTCGCCTCGCACGTCGCCTCGTCTTCGGATCGACCGGACGACGTGGCGTGGACGCTGGCGATGGGGCGGAAGCCGTTTCCATACGCGGCCTTCGCCGTGGCGAACTCGACTGACGAACTGGCAACGGCGTTACGTGCCGGCCGGGTGACGAGCGGCGAGCGGCCGGCCTCTCCGCCGCGGATCGCGTTCCTGTTCCCGGGGCAGGGCGCGCAGCAGGTCGGCGCGGGGCGCGAGCTGTATCGAGACGAGCCCGCGTTTCGCGCGGCGTTCGACGCCTGCGCCGACGCACTGGTCGCGGCCGGCGCACCTGATGTGCGGCCGCTGCTCCTGCGCGAGTCCACACCAGAGGCGGAAGAGGAGTTGCGCAAGACGGTGCACGCGCAGGGCGCGCTCTTCGTCCTGGGCTATGCGCTGGACGCGCTCTGGCGCAGCTGGGGCATCGTACCCGGTGCGGTGATCGGCCATAGCTCCGGTGAGTATGCCGCCGCGGTGTCTGCCGGAATCCTGACGTTGCCCGATGCCGCGCGCGCGGTCGCGGCGCGCGCGCGCCTGATGGGGCAACTGCCGCCGGGCGTGATGGCAGCGGTGGGCCTGAGCGAAGCGGACCTTCGGCTGCTGTTGCCGGACGGCTTGCACATCGCGGCGGTCAACACACCAACCTTGTGCACCGTGGCCGGTACCGCCGCGGCGCTGGCCGTGCTCGAGCAACGCCTCGCCGGCCGCCGCACGATGGTGCGCCGCCTGCAGACCGCGCACGCATTTCATTCGCCCGCTGTTGACCCGGTGCTGCCCGCGTTTCGGGCCACCCTTGACGGCGTGACCTTCAGGGCCCCGCAGGTCCCGTTCTATTCAACGGTGCTGGGCGCGCGCGCCGATCTGTCGCGCCTGGGTGATCCCGATCTCTGGGTGCGGCAGGTCCGGCAGCCCGTCCTGTTTGCGCCGGCAGTCGAGGCCCTGCTGGCCGATGGCTTCACGACGCTCGTCGAACTCGGGCCCGGGACCACGTTGACCGGTCTCGCGCGCCACGCGCGCACCAAGCCGGCGGCGGTCGTGCCGGGACTGCCGCGCGAGGCCGATGGCCGCGCGCAGGTCACGGCGCTGGGGCAGTTGTGGCTGCAGGGCGCGCCGGTTGACTGGAGCGCGGTGTTCGCGGCCGACCGGCCTCGGCGCATTCCGCTGCCCACCTATCCGTTCGAACGGACCCGTCACTGGATTGAACCGGTGATCGAGGCGACGGATGCGCCCGATGTGGCGGACTGGTTCTACGTTCCCACCTGGGAGCAATCACCGCCGCTGGTGGACGGCACCGCCGCGCCCCTGACGGGGCGGTGGCTGGTGTTCGCTCGCGCGGGCGGTGAGGACCAGCCGCTGATCGACGCCATCGTGCGTCGCGGCGGAACCGTCGCCGCCATCACGCCTGATGCGGATGGTGACTACCAGGCGCTGCTGGCCCGCCTCGAACGCGACGGCCAATCGCCCGACCGCGTCCTCCACTGCTGGACCCGCGGGGCCGATGACTCCGCGTTCGTGCAGGAGCAGGGCTTCAACGCCATCTTCCGCTTCATGCGCGCGCTCTCGCACGAGGGCAGAACGGTGCGCGACCTCACGATCGTGACCTCGGGCCTGGCCGACGTGCACGGTCACGAAGCGCTCCATCCGCAGACCGCCTGCATGCTCGGTCTCGTTGGCGCCATCCCGTCGGAGTACCCCGGCATGGGCTGCCGCATTCTCGACGTGGACGCGCATGCGAAGGCCGATGACGTGGCCCGCGAGTTGGCGCAGCCTGCCGATACGCCGGTGACGGCCTGGCGCGGCAAGACCCGCTGGACGGCGCGCTTCGAGGCGTTGCGCCTGCCACCGGTGGAGGGCGAGGCGCAGCCCTTCACCTCAGGCGGCACCTATCTGATCACCGGCGGCGCCGGCGGCCTCGGCCTGGTGATCGCCGAGCACCTGGCGCAGACCGCGCGCGCGCACCTGGTCCTGACCACGAGGCGGGCGCTGCCGCCACCGGCGCAGTGGGAGCAGCTCGCCCGCGAGGGCGTGCGCCAGAGCGGCATCGACACGCCGCTGCCGGATCTCACCGCGCAGATCGTGGCGATGGAACATCGTCTCGGCCGCGAGCTTGGCATTCAGCGCATTCGCGATCGCGCGGGCCTGCTCGACACGGCCAACGCGCTGAGTGCGGCCTACGCGCTCGATTACCTGCAAGGGCGCGGCGTGCTCACGAGCGTTGGCGAGCGGGTGTCGCGGCCGCGGATCCACGCGGCGTGTGAGGTGCTGCCTCAGTTCCGGCGGCTCGTGGACCATCTGCTCATCACGCTCGAGCAGGAAGGCTTCGTTCGTGTCGATGCAGACGAGGTGGTCGTGCTCAAGGCCGCCGCGCCGCGGCCGGCCGCCGCGCAGCTGGCTGATGCGTGCGCGGCCTATCCGGGGCTCGCGCCTACGTTCGAGCTGCTTCAGACCTGCGTCGCCAGTTATCCCGACGCCTTGAGCGGCCGGGTGCCGGCGGTCAGCGTGTTGTTCCCCGACGGCGGCCGCGGGCGGATCGTCGATGCGGCGATGCGCACTGATGAGTACGCCAACAACCGCGTCTACCGCACCTTGCTCGCCGATCTCCTGGCCGCAATCGCGACGCGCGCGACCCGGCGGCCGTTCCGGATCCTCGAAGTCGGCGGCGGCAACGCCATCATGACCGGCCTGATCGCCGAGCGGCTGCAGCGGCTGAACCTCGACGTCGAGTACGTGTTCACCGACATTGGCCGCAGCTTCGTGATGGCCGCTGAAACGCGGGCGCGCGAGCTGGGCTACGGGTTCATGCGGTTTGCGACCTTCGACATCAGCCGCGATCCGGCGTCGCAGGGCTTCGAGCCCGGCAGCTTTGATGCCGTGATTGGCCTCGACGTCGTGCACGCGACGCCGCTGATCGCCGACACCGTGCGCAACCTGCGCGTGCTGCTGGCCGGCGGCGGCCTGCTCGGCCTCGTCGAAAGTGCGCGCACCCACCGGTGGAACGACATGGTGTGGGGCCTCGCCGAAGGCTGGTGGGTGTTCCAGGATCCCGATCTGCGCAACGACAACTCGCCCCTCCTGAGCACCAGCCGATGGGAGACGGCGCTCGCGGCCGGCGGTTTCTCATCGGTCGTCGCGTTTCCACAAGACCAGGACGAGCGGGCGCACACCGATTGTTCGCTGGTGCTGGCGCAGCGTCCGGAGGGCGTGGCCGGTGAGGACCCGGGCCTGTTCCAGTCACTGCTGAGGGTTCGACAGCACGCCGCCAGCGTCGAGGTGTGCCAGGCCGACGTCGCCGATGCCGTGGCGATGGAACGCGTGGTGTCCGGGGTTGAAGCGCGTCTGGGCCGCATCGATGGCGTGATCCACGCCGCGGCGGTGGAAGCCAAGGCGCTGATTGCCTCGCGCGACGGCGGCATCGAGGACCGCGAGTTCCGGCCGAAGGTGGCCGGCACGCTGGTGCTCGACCGCGTGTTCCGGTCGCGGCCGCTCGACTTCATGGTGCTGTGTTCGTCGATCACCGCGGTGATCGGCGGCCCCGGCCAGGTCGGCTACTGCGGCGCCAACGCGTTTCTCGACGCGTTCGCGTGCGCGCGGACCCGTGAGCGCGACGAGCTGACCGTTTCGATCAACTGGGGCCGCTGGCAGGGCATCGGCCTCGCCCGCGACTTCGAGTCGTGGTACGAGTCGCGAACCGGCGAAGCGCTGGTCGGCGGCATGACCATCGCCGACGGCCTCGAAGCCTTGCGGCGGATCCTGCACTATCGCATCGCCCCGCGCGTGGCGGTGATGACCAGCGAGTGGCGTCCCGATCGCCGCGCCGCCCTCGCCCCGGCGCTGGGGACCGCCAGCCGGCCGGCGGTGGCCCCGGCCGCGGTTGTCGCCGAGGAGTTCCGCGGCTCGCCGATCGAGCAGCAGCTCGCCGTGATCTGGCGGCAGGTGCTTGGCAGCGCCCGCTTCGACCGGCACACCACGTTTCAGGAACTCGGCGGTGACTCGCTGGTCGGCATCCAGATGCTGGCGCGGATCCGCGAGCAGCTCGGCGTGCAGTTGCCCATTCACACGGTGTTCGATGCGCCGACCATTGCCGCGCTGTCGGTGGTGATCGAGCGGAACGCCGTCGAGATGGAGGAAGGCACCCTCTGA
- a CDS encoding amino acid adenylation domain-containing protein gives MIEELVATLKARNIRLSSTDGKLVVDAPRGSLTPELRQELATFRDQLIQLVLAPASLIPVRPRDGQGLPLSHAQARLWLLDRLEGGSRRYNLVTATRLRMAIDPAAIERALGEVIRRHEILRTRFVMAGAEPLQVPIDDAAIAFAMEERTALPESGRVDAVARACHEESRIGFDLAAEPPVRVRLLRFAADDHVLVLNLHHIVTDARSLEIFARDFERAYAGETLPPLALQYADYAAWQRDAVAGARLQEGIDFWTRELAGLPELLPLPTDFPRPATQTYRGGAVPVRVPAALVTSLQQVARSAGASLFMAVEAVIALLLSRQSGSRDIAIGAPVTNRPYPELEPLIGFFANTVVLRCRIGEGVTFRDLLRQTRETTLAAFAHQDTPFEKLVETLHVRRDLSYSPIFQVMLSFLNREGGGPASGSERLTLPQQDALSDLDWQLRETADGISGFLMYAADLFSPKTAERMVARLVRTIEAVCANPDAPVDAIDVIPADERQLMLVEWNATAADYPRDRTVHSGFEDQARRTPEATAVTGAGESWTYRALDERANAIALDLVRRGVGRGALVGVSMERSPRMLAALLGILKTGAAYVPLDPGFPADRISFMTADAGVVLTLTDSDLAALDGQRAPSGPEVAVAADDLMYTIYTSGSTGRPKGVMIPHRAVVNFLGSMARQPGLTATDSLLAVTTLSFDIAVLELFLPLMAGARIVLAQRDDVADPRRMMQLLDREAISVMQATPATWQMLLAAGWRGRPSLKILCGGEALPRDLARELRSRCAELWNMYGPTETTVWSAVRRVAAAETVQGGVEPIGQPIANTQLYVTSPDGALLPAGAVGELCIGGDGVALGYHNQPALTAERFVANPFAPAAGARMYRTGDRARWQPDGTIEFLGRLDHQVKLRGFRIEPGEIESVLGSHPAVAHCAVMVRGADSDAALVAYYVANPGAEEVSADALRDHLRRSVPDYMLPSAFVRLERMPLTPNGKIDRAQLPAVERPPAPGGEAPVDDTERAIARLWESVLQVSAPARDANFFDLGGHSLLIVHLHQRLVESLGATCDTLDLFRYPTIRQQAALLDGAPARRDLRGEASAQGQRQQQALMRQRALAAGRKR, from the coding sequence GTGATCGAGGAACTGGTGGCCACGCTCAAGGCGCGCAACATCAGGCTGTCGTCCACGGACGGCAAGCTGGTGGTTGACGCGCCGCGTGGCAGCCTGACGCCGGAACTTCGCCAGGAGCTCGCCACGTTCCGGGATCAGTTGATTCAACTGGTGCTCGCGCCGGCCAGCTTGATTCCGGTTCGTCCGCGCGACGGCCAGGGGCTTCCGCTGTCGCACGCGCAGGCGCGACTCTGGTTGCTCGACCGGCTCGAGGGCGGCAGCCGCCGCTACAACCTCGTGACCGCGACGCGGTTGCGCATGGCGATCGATCCGGCCGCGATCGAGCGCGCGCTGGGCGAGGTGATCCGCCGGCATGAGATTCTTCGCACGCGCTTCGTGATGGCCGGCGCCGAGCCGCTGCAGGTGCCGATCGACGACGCCGCGATCGCGTTTGCGATGGAGGAGCGCACCGCGCTCCCCGAGAGCGGGCGGGTCGACGCGGTGGCGCGGGCGTGCCACGAGGAGTCGCGCATCGGCTTCGACCTGGCGGCGGAGCCGCCGGTGCGGGTCCGCCTGCTGCGGTTTGCGGCCGACGATCACGTGTTGGTGCTGAACCTGCACCACATCGTGACCGACGCCCGCTCGCTCGAGATCTTCGCGCGCGACTTCGAGCGGGCCTATGCCGGCGAGACGCTGCCGCCGCTGGCGCTGCAGTACGCCGACTATGCGGCCTGGCAGCGCGACGCCGTGGCCGGAGCGAGACTGCAGGAAGGGATCGACTTCTGGACGCGGGAGCTCGCTGGGCTGCCGGAATTGCTGCCGCTGCCGACCGACTTCCCCCGGCCCGCCACGCAGACCTACCGCGGCGGCGCCGTGCCGGTGCGCGTGCCGGCGGCGCTGGTGACATCGCTCCAGCAAGTGGCGCGCAGTGCGGGCGCCAGCCTGTTCATGGCGGTCGAGGCCGTGATTGCCCTGCTGCTCTCGAGGCAGTCGGGCAGCCGCGACATCGCCATCGGCGCGCCGGTGACCAATCGCCCCTATCCCGAACTCGAGCCGCTGATCGGCTTCTTCGCGAACACGGTCGTGTTGCGGTGCCGGATTGGCGAGGGCGTGACGTTCCGCGACCTGCTCAGGCAGACCAGGGAGACGACGCTGGCCGCGTTCGCCCACCAGGACACGCCGTTCGAGAAGCTGGTCGAAACCCTGCACGTGCGGCGCGACCTGAGCTACTCGCCGATCTTCCAGGTGATGTTGTCGTTCCTCAATCGCGAGGGCGGCGGCCCGGCGAGCGGGAGCGAGCGTCTCACCCTGCCGCAACAGGACGCCCTGTCGGACCTCGATTGGCAACTGCGCGAGACCGCCGACGGCATCAGCGGCTTCCTGATGTACGCCGCTGACCTGTTCTCGCCGAAGACCGCCGAACGCATGGTGGCGCGGCTGGTGCGGACCATCGAAGCGGTCTGCGCGAACCCGGACGCGCCGGTCGATGCGATTGACGTCATCCCTGCCGATGAGCGACAGCTGATGCTGGTCGAGTGGAACGCCACCGCCGCCGACTATCCGCGCGACCGCACCGTGCATTCCGGCTTCGAAGACCAGGCCCGCCGCACGCCGGAGGCGACGGCCGTCACCGGCGCGGGCGAGTCGTGGACCTACCGGGCGCTCGACGAGCGCGCCAATGCGATCGCGCTCGACCTGGTGCGGCGCGGCGTCGGCAGAGGTGCGCTGGTCGGGGTGTCGATGGAGCGCTCGCCCCGGATGCTGGCGGCGCTGCTGGGGATTCTCAAGACCGGCGCGGCGTACGTGCCGCTCGATCCGGGGTTCCCGGCCGATCGCATCAGCTTCATGACGGCGGATGCGGGCGTCGTGCTGACCCTCACCGACTCCGACCTCGCCGCGCTCGACGGCCAACGCGCGCCCAGCGGCCCCGAGGTGGCGGTGGCCGCCGACGACCTGATGTACACGATCTACACCTCGGGATCGACCGGCCGCCCCAAGGGCGTGATGATCCCGCATCGGGCGGTGGTCAACTTCCTGGGGAGCATGGCGCGGCAGCCGGGGCTCACGGCCACCGACTCGCTGCTGGCGGTGACCACCTTGTCGTTCGACATCGCCGTGCTGGAACTGTTCCTGCCGTTGATGGCCGGCGCTCGCATCGTCCTCGCGCAGCGAGATGATGTCGCCGATCCACGCCGGATGATGCAGTTGCTCGATCGTGAAGCGATCTCGGTGATGCAGGCGACGCCGGCGACGTGGCAGATGTTGCTGGCCGCGGGCTGGCGCGGACGGCCGTCGCTGAAGATCCTGTGCGGCGGCGAGGCACTGCCGCGCGACCTGGCCCGCGAGCTGCGGTCGCGGTGCGCCGAGCTGTGGAACATGTACGGCCCCACCGAGACCACGGTGTGGAGCGCGGTGCGGCGCGTCGCGGCGGCCGAAACCGTGCAGGGCGGCGTCGAACCGATCGGGCAGCCGATCGCCAACACGCAGTTGTACGTGACGTCGCCTGACGGCGCGCTGCTGCCGGCGGGTGCGGTTGGCGAGCTGTGCATCGGCGGCGACGGTGTCGCGCTCGGTTACCACAACCAGCCGGCGCTCACGGCGGAGCGGTTCGTGGCCAACCCGTTTGCGCCGGCCGCCGGCGCGCGGATGTATCGCACCGGCGATCGCGCGCGATGGCAGCCGGACGGCACCATCGAGTTCCTCGGCCGGCTCGACCACCAGGTCAAGCTTCGCGGCTTCCGCATCGAACCGGGCGAGATCGAGTCCGTGCTGGGCAGCCACCCGGCGGTGGCGCATTGCGCGGTGATGGTGCGTGGCGCCGACAGCGATGCCGCGCTGGTCGCCTACTACGTGGCAAACCCTGGCGCCGAGGAGGTCTCCGCCGACGCATTGCGGGATCACCTGCGGCGCAGCGTGCCCGACTACATGCTGCCGTCGGCGTTCGTGCGGCTCGAGCGGATGCCGCTGACACCCAACGGCAAGATCGATCGCGCCCAATTGCCCGCGGTCGAGCGGCCGCCCGCCCCTGGCGGTGAGGCGCCGGTCGATGACACCGAGCGAGCGATCGCCAGACTGTGGGAGTCCGTCCTGCAGGTGAGCGCGCCGGCGCGCGACGCCAATTTCTTCGACCTCGGCGGCCATTCGCTGCTGATCGTCCACCTCCACCAGCGGTTGGTGGAGTCGCTGGGCGCGACGTGTGACACGCTTGATCTGTTTCGCTACCCGACGATTCGCCAACAGGCGGCGCTGCTCGATGGCGCGCCGGCCCGCCGGGATCTGCGTGGCGAGGCCAGCGCGCAAGGACAACGGCAGCAGCAGGCGCTGATGCGCCAGCGGGCGCTGGCGGCTGGACGAAAACGATGA